Within Dehalococcoidia bacterium, the genomic segment CGATCTGCGCCCGCCACCATACGGTATTGCGGCGCGCCGGCAGGCACGGCCGCGTCTATAAGCCCACCGGCGTGCGCTGGTGGCTCGGCGTGTGAGCGAGAGGACAGGGAATAGGGATTAGGGAATAGGAATGTAGGAACGCACGGCGCGCCGCCATGTACAGCGGGCTGGGGATCGCCCAGCGCCCAACGCCGCCGTACGCCTCGTCTATACTCGAAGCGCAGAGGGTGCGCGGCCGTGCGGGCGCCCGCGGGAGCAGGCAATGTCGATCAGCTACGAAACCTACGCGCGGGTGGCGTTGGAGGATGCGGATGGACAGTGGGAGCTGGTCTGCGGGCAACTCAGGCAAAAGCCGCCGATGACGATCGAGCACGACGGATCAAGCTGGCGGCTGAATACCTTCTTCGTGCGACAGCTCGACGAGCGGCAGTTCTTGGTGAGCCAGACCGCGCGCCTGCGCATTTCCGCCACCAGCTATTTTGTCCCAGATCTCTGCGTGATTCCGGTCGCGCTTGAGCAGCGCATCCGGCGCGAGCGACCGCGCGAGCTGGCCGTGCTGGACGAGCCGCTGCCGCTGGTGGTTGAGATCTGGTCGCCCTCGACCGGCAATTACGACATGGAGACGAAGCTGCCCGGCTACCGCGAGCGCGGCGATCGGGAGATCTGGCGCTTACATCCCTACGAGCGCACGCTGATCGCCTGGCGCCGGCAGACCGACGGCAGCTACACCGAAACCCATTACGCCGGCGATGCCGTGGTCGAGCCCATCTCCCTGCCCGGCGTACGCATCAGCCTTGCAGCCCTGTTTGCCTGAGGAGCCACATCGTCCCTATGGCGGCCGCGTGCTAGAGTGTGCGCTCAACCGGCATGCGCCGCCTGGCGCACGCGCACAGGAGATGCTCGCCCATGACCACCGCCGCCCTGCCCCGCTCGATCGAGGCGCTGACGCCCGCCTTTCTCACCGATGCCCTGCGCGAGGGCGGCGTGCTGCCGCGCGGCAGTGTCGTGGCCGTCGCCAGCGAGCCGGTGGGGCAGGGGGTGGGGCTGCTCTGCCAGCTCGCACGGCTCTCGCTCACGTACGACGGCGCACCGGCCGGCGTGCCCGCCACGCTGATCGCCAAGATCCCCTCCGGCGACGAGCAGACGAAAGGTATGGCGAACGCCTTCGGCTTCTACGCCAAGGAGGTGCGCTTCTACCGCGAGCTGGCCGCGCGCGTCTCGCTGCCCGCGCCCGCCTGCTGGTACAGCGCCCTGGAAGAAGCCTCCGGCGACTTCGTGCTGCTGCTGGAAGACCTCGGCGCCGCCCGCCTCGGCGATCAGCTCGCCGGCTGCACGGTCGAAGAGGCGGCGCTGCTGCTGCGCGAGCTGGCAAAGGTGCACGCCGCCTGGTGGAACAGCCCCATGCTGGACGAGATCGACTGGGTGCCCGACGCGGGCAGCCCGATCAACAAGGCGGGCCTCACGCTCTACCCGCTGGCCTGGCCAGCATTCGTGGAGCGCTTCGGCGCGGAGACGCCGCCCGAGCTGCTTGCCATCGGCGAGCGGCTGGGCCAGAACGTGAACGCGATTCTCGATCGCTTCTGCGCCGGTCCGAAAACGCTCTGCCACGGCGACTATCGCGCCGACAACTTCTTTTTCGGCGCGCGGCCGGGGCAGCCGCCGTTACGCGTGATCGACTGGCAGATCGCCGTGCGCGCCGTGGGCACGTACGATGTCGGCTACTTCCTCACGCAAAGCCTCGACGTGCCGCTGCGCCGGGCGCACGAGCTGGAGCTGCTGGGGCTCTACCACCGCACGCTGCGCGAGGGCGGCGTGCAGGACTACAGCTTCGGCGACCTGATCAGCGACTACCGCTGGACGGCGCTGTTCTGCTTCGCCTATCCGGTGATGGGCGGCGGGCTGGCAGATCTCTCAAACGCGCGGGGCGTGGCGCTGGCCCGCGCGATGATGCAGCGCAGCGCCGCCGCCATCCTCGACTGGCAGGCCGGCGAACTGCTCGGGTAAGTGACTGGTTACAGGTTACGGGTTGGTCCGCCCGCGATCCCCACGGTCACCTACCTTGCGTAGTGCTCGATCACCTCGGCGGCGCGGGCGTCGCCGGGTTCGCCGCGCTCGCGCAGCTGCGCCGCCACGTGGCGCCGCAGCTCGGCTGGGCCGGCGGGGCCGGTCTTGAACTTGACCTCGCGCCGCAGGATCTTCAGCCGCGCCACGCCCAGCCGGCGCAGGCGCGGACCGTAGAACGTGCCGTCTTCGATCGGCGTGTAGCTTGCGCCGGGCTCGTACGTCCGTACCAGTGCGGCCAGCGTCCGCGCGACTTCGGCCGGGTCAGTGCAGGTTTCGGCGGCGCAGAAATACTGCACGGCGCGGAAGTTGAGCGTGGCGCGGCCGGCGTCGGCCGGGTCCACCCAATCGTGGCGCGAGAAGGCGAGGAAGTCGGAGACGAGGAAGGTGGCGTACGGGTTTGCCTGCAGCGCCCGGAAGACGGGGTCTTCCTGCACGGCGTGCAGCTCGATCGTCTCGCCCTGCTTGACGAAGGGCAGGAAGCTGACCTGCGGGAAGCCGTCGGGCGGTGTGGCGATCAGCTGGCCGTGCCGCTGCCCGGCGACAAACGCCTCGATCGTCGTCTCGTCCTCGACCAGATAGCGCTCCGAGCGATACATTGCCGGCCTCCGTGGCCAAATCGGTGACAGGTTACAGGCGACAGGGTGGTCACGGCCGTCTGCCGCGAGCGTAGCAGCCACAATGGCCTACTGACAGAGCCAATACTGTCTCATAGCGCTGGGCCAATGGCCGGGATACGGAACAGGGAATAGAGGGGGCAGGGCGCAGGGCATAGGGCGCAGCAGTGAAGCGCAAGACGCTCGGCGTGTTCCTCGCGCACCGTTGAGGACGCAACGCAACGCAGCCGGCAGCTTTGCAGCCCTGATGGTAGCCCTTACATTCCTGTTTCCTGTTCCCTGTTCCCTACTTGAGCGCGTAGGCGTTGAGCGGCGAGCCGACGGCGCCGGTGAACGGCAGCGGCGGCGCCACGAACAGGAACTCGTAGACGCCGTCGGAGGCAGAGTCGGCGGCCAGCGCTTCGAAATCGAAGATCTCACCCACCAGCATGCCCATGTAGGCGATCAGGACCAGGTGCAGCGGCTGGAAGCAATCCGGCGTCTCGTTCGGCCGCACCTCCATGCCCCAGGTATCCGTCGCCACGCAGGCGATCTCCGCGTCGTGCAGGAACTGCGCCGTCTCCAGGCAGAGGCCCGGCGCGTCGCCGCCGGCGTACATGCCCCAGCCGCCCTGCGCCCGGCACTGCGCCATCTGGCCCGTGCGCACCAGCAGCGCGTCGCCGCTGCCCAGCGTGACGCCGGCATAGTGGGCGCAGCCGAGCAGGTCGTCGCTGGTGATCGGCGTGCCCGGCTCCAGCCAGTCCACGCTCTTGTAGCGCGGCATGTCGAGCAGCACGCCGCGCGTGGCGACCTTGCCCGCGACCTTCTCGATGCCGTTCACCGTGGCGCCGCCGGAGTGGACGAGCGCCATGTCGCGGCCGTTGTAGGTCTTGCCCTCGACGAAGATGTGCGAGAGGGCGTCCCACTGCGTGCCGCACTGCAGCGGCATCGTGATCACGTCGTCGGCGTAGCGCAGGCCGGGGATGCGGTCCTGGGCGCCGGCCGCGGCGTCGGCGCCGCTGGCCAGCATCAGGTGAATCGGGTTGAAGCGGCGGCCGCCGCGCTGGGGACCGTCGGCGTCGTAGGGCAGGGCGCAGGAAATGACCTTGCCCTGCCGCACCAGCGCCGCGGCCGCGGTAATCTTCTGCGGCGTGATGAAGTTGAGCGTACCAACCTCGTCATCGGCGCCCCAGCGGCCCCAGTTGCGCAGCCGGCGGCCCTCCTCCAGCACGGTTTGCAGCGTCCAGGTCTTCGTCGTCACGGTGCGCCTCCCGCCCCTGTGTCAGTCGGACGGGGCACATGCTAGGCACGGGCGACCCTGGCTGGCAAGGCGGCCGGACGTTGCTGAGGCCGACGATCATCTGCCGGCTTCCTGCAACTGCTGCAGGTGGCCGCGCCAGTGGCGGGCGATCATCTCCAGCCGCTGGCCGGCGCTGAGCGTGCGGCCGTCCGTGAAGCGGAAGACCACGGTGTCGAGGTCCGGCGCCTCGCGCGCCACGCGCAGCAGCCGTGCCGTGGCCTGGCGCAGTTGCGCGGTGATCTCCGCGGCGCTCTCACCGGCGCGGGTGCGCAGCGCGGCGTCGTTGACCTCGTCGGCGGTGCCGGAGATCAGCCAGGGCGGGCCGCCGTGCGCGGCCGAGGCGATGCCCCAGGCGGTCGCGTCGTGCCAGTAGGGCAGGTGGGCCAGCACGTCGCGGGCGCCCCAGCGGTCGATCCGCGCCGCCGAATGCTCGCCCGGCCCCGCGAACCAGGCCAACGTCTCCTGCACGGCGGCGTCGAGATCGGCGATCAGCGCCTCACGGTTCGGTGTGCTCGTCATTGCTTCCTCCTGTGCGCTCGTCACGCTTCACCCGCGCGAGTATAGCGTCCCGCCCGGTTGACGGCCGGTGAGCGACCGGCGATCCTCCCTGCAAGCCGGCGCGCAACGCCGGAAGAGAGCGGTCTGGAGTGCCGTGCGATGGAAAGCCGACCGGCGCAGATCGTGGACACCTATCTCGGCTACTGGAGCGACGAGATCCTGGTGTCCTTCCTGCTGGTGGACTTCGGCGGCGCGATCCGCGGCATCGGCGGCAACCTGCTCAACGGCGCCGACCCGCACGCCAACCGCCGCTACGGCGAGGAGTTTGCGCTGCGCCTGCTGCACGCCTGCGGCGCCGCCCGCTGGCGCGAGCTGGACGGCCTGCGCATCGACGTGCTGCTGGACGCGCCGTTTCCCTGGGGCCGCGCCATCGGCGTCCAGACCGAGTGGGGCGGTCGCTTCCTCTTCGCCGAGCTGACGGAGGCGACGAGCAGCAGCGAGCGCCGTTCAGCAGCAGCGCTCGAAGAGATGGGCGGCCAGCGGCCGCTGCGCCCGCCGCCCACGGCCACGGTCTCGGCCCTGCACGAGGGCGCAGGGCGTAGGGCGTAGGGCGTAGGGCGCAGCGGGCAGGTCCAGCGGCCCTTCCACGCCCTGCTCCCAGCCTTGCCGGTTCGCCCTTGCGCCTGCTGCCACGCCCCGCCCGCGCAAAGAGGCGGCGTTGATTCGCACTCGCTGGCGCGCAGCCGTGAGGGGGCGCCCCAGCACCCAACGAGAGAGCCGATTGTCGTTCGCAGGTTGGAGGAGGGCGGGAAGCTCCCTCCGCCCCACGCCCTGCGCCCTCCGCCCTCTAGAAGAAGATGCTGAGGTTCTTGGCGCTGACCACGTTCTGTCCCAGCACGATCGTACGGCGGGCGATCTTGAAGGCGCCGTCCACGCGGCGCAGCACGTCGTCGCGGTAGCCGATGAACAGGTCCTGCTCCGTCTCGTTGCGGCCGCGGTGGATCACGAAGGTGCAGTGAACCTTGAGCTCATCGCCTTCCACGGCATCGATCTGCACATTATTGACGTTGTGGATCGTGCGCGAGGGCGGGTCTTCGGCCCAGGCCATGCCGGTATCGAGCCGCGCCACGCGGCCGCGCAGCATCGTCAGGTTGTCGTCGAAGTAGGCCAGCTCGTCCGGCTTCGACAGCTCGTTGTCGAGATCGTTGAGGTAACGGTTGCTGCGCGTGGGCATCCAGTAGTGGATGTCCTCGGTGAACAGCTCGATCCACGCATGAAAGCGCCGCTCGTCCAGCAACCGCGCCTCGTGGTAGAGAAACTGCTCGACTTCGCGCAGCAGGTCCGGGGCCACGATCGTCATCGCGCCGCACTCTCCTCTCGCGCGCCGGCGTCTGCTGGGGTTGACCTGGCGCTTGCGCGCTGCCGGGGCGCGGCCGGCGCCGCGACGGGCCGTTCACGAACGGCCGCGATCAGATGCCGGCGGCCTCACCAGCCCGCTATCACTCCGCGGTCATCAGCTCGCGCCAGCGGGCGTAGTAGCCGCGCTGGTTGATCTCGGCGAAGTTGGCGCCGCGCCGGCCGGGATACTCCTCCATCGCCCGCTCGTGGCCCAGCCCCATCTGGTAATTGAAGGGATACTGCCGGGCGATGTAGCCGCGGCTGGAGGCGGTGCACTGGTTCCAGTTTTCGCCGTCGTCCTGCTCGAACATGCCGGAAGGATTGAAGTTGTAGGCGCTCTGCCGGCGCACCATCTGCTTGATTCGCTCCGGCGCGTCCTTGTCGACGTAGACCCAGGCCCAGATCTCCATCTTCTCCGGCCCCTTCGGCTGCCAGACGCGCACCGTGCCGCTGCCAAGGAAGGAGAAGTTGGGAAACAGCGTAGCGTGCACCGTGGACAGCTTGTGCGCCCGCTCGGGGCCCAGGTGCGCCTCGACCTCCGGGCGGATGCTGTCCATGTACTCCTGCATAGCCGGCCGCTGCGGGAACTGGCGGCCCTCCGGGTCGTCCAGCAGCGTTACACCCATGCCGTGACCGCCGCCGGCGCTGACCTGCATCATCGGCGGCTGCGTGAGCCGGGCGGCTGGCCCGTTCAGCCCTTCCGCCTCCGCGCGCACGCGCAGCGCCGAGCCGTGGCTGAAGGGTGCGTGGTACATGTCGCCGACAAAGTTGTCGGCGGCGAACTTCCAGTTGCAGGGCATCTGCCACTTGTGCGTGCCGGGCACGAACTCGACGCCGCCGGGCCGGCGGTTGAAGCAGAGGTCGAGGTAGTAGGCGAAGTCGCCGATGTACTCCTCCAGCGTCACCGCGTTGGCGTCCCAGGCGCCGAAGATCAGGCCGGCATAGCGCTCCAGCCGCGGCACGGGCACCAGCCCCCACTGCTCTTTGTCCAGGTCGCCGTAGTAGGCGTCGGCGTGGTTGGGCACGCCGATCAGGCGGCCGTCGCCGGCGTAGGTCCAGGCGTGATAGGCGCAGGTGAAGGCGGCGGCGTTGCCGGCGTCGGCGCGGCAGACGCGCATGCCGCGGTGGCGGCAGGAGTTGAGGAAGGCGCGCACCTTGCCGTCCTTGCCGCGCGTGACCAGCACCGGGTCTTCGCCCATGTAGGCGCTGAAGAAGTCGCCGGGGTTGGGAATCTGGCTTTCGTGGCAGAGAAAGAGCCAGCACCTGGCGAAGATCTTCGCCAGCTCGAGCTGGTAGACCTCATCCTCGACGAAGATGCGCCGGCTGATCAGACCCTGCTCGGGCTGCACCAGGTCGTTGAAGTCGTACCCAGAGGCGAAGCCGTTCGTCGCTGCGGCCATGTGAACCATGCCTCCTGCGCTGCCGTGCGCCGCCGCCGAATCTGCGGAAAACTCTGCGCCGTAGCCTATGGTCGGACCGCTGGCGCGTCAAGGCGAGCGGCGGGCCGCGTGAGGCAGGTTCGCTGTGGGATCTCCCGGCAGGCCGTCGCAGGGTTACCCAGGGTGCAGCCAGGACACGCAGGCGGTGAGCGGCGGGCGCCCGTCCGACGCGCACGGACGCAAGCTCAGCAAAAGGGACCGACGCAAAAGCCCTGCGACGGCGTGCCGTGGATGTGGAATGTGAAAACACCACCGGCCGCCTACCTGTATATCGTCGGAGAGACGGCCGCGGCTCAGCCCTGCAGGTTGCAATGTCGTGAACGAACGGTAACGGATCGACGTCGGATGGCCACGGGGCCGGACCGGCAACCGGGTATAGCCGTACAACCGGAAGCTACTCCGGCTGAGCGGGTGGGGCGAGCGGCAGGCGCAGCACAAAGCGCACGCCGGGGCCGTTGGGCTGCTCGACTGTGAGCGTGCCGCCGTGCTGCTCGGCGATCGTGCGGCTGATGTAGAGGCCGACGCCGATGCCGCTGATCTGGCGGTGCTGCTCGTCCGGCACGCGGTAGAAGCGCTGGAACAGCCGCCCCAGCGAGGCTGCGGGCACACCCAGGCCGTGGTCACGCACGCGGAGCAGCGCCTGGCCATCTTCCGCCCGCACGCTCACCTCCACCGGGCCGCCGCCGGGGCTGTACTTGAGCGCGTTCTCCAGCAGGTTGACGATGATCTGCTCGACGCGCTGCGGATCCCACACGCCGGCCACCGGCGCCTCCGGCGCCGAAAGCGCAATGCGATCGCCGCCGGGCGCCAGGCGGACGTGCTCGACCACGGCCCGTGTCAGCGCGACGAGGTCCGTGGTCACGGGGCGCAAGGGCAGCGAGCCGGTCTGGATACGGGTGAAGTCGAGCAGGTCGTTCAGCAGCCCGCCGATACGGCGCAACTGCCCCTCCATCACCCCGAGACCCTCCATCAGGCCGGAGTCCGGCTCCGTCTGCCGGCGCAGGCGGCGCAGCAGCACCTGGGCGAAGCCCTGGGCGGAGGTGAGCGGCGTGCGCAGCTCGTGCGAGGCGACGGAGAGGAACTCATCCTTCTGCCGGTCGGCGGCGGCCAGCTCGGCCTGCTGGATCTCGGCCACGCGGCGCAACGTGCGCTCGGCTTCAAACAGGCGGGCGTTGGCGATCGCGCCGGCGGCGATGCCGGCGAAAGCGCCGGCGAACTCCAGGTCGTCGTCGTCCAGCTCGCGGTCGGTGCGGGCGATCACGATCGCGCCGAGGCCGTGGCCGCGCTGCATCAGCGGCAGGCAGGCCCAGGAGCGGACCTGGCGCAGCTCCTTCATGTAGGCTTCATCGTCGCGCGGGGCGAGGGCGCGGATCTGCTCCTCGCCGAAGGCGCGGAAGACGCGCGGCTCGCCGCTGAGGATCACGGTGCCGGCCACCCCTTCGCCGACCTTGATCGGCCGCGCGGCGAAGACGCGGCGCACGATCTCGGCCCGCGCCGGTTCGCGGTGCTGCACGGCGCGCATCTCAACCAGCTCGCGCACCTCGTCGCGCAGGTAGATCACGCACCAGTCGCCCAGCACGCCGACGGCGCGGCGGCAGACGGCCTCGAGCACGCCGGCCAGCTCGAGGGTGGCGTTGAAGCTGCGGCTGACCTCGGCCAGAAAGCGGGCGCGCTCGCCGGCCGCGGCGCTCTCGCGATGCAGCCGCGCCGCCACCACCGCGTGGCCGATCTGCTCGGCCACGATCTGCAGCAGGGCGACCTCCGCGGCCGGCGGCGCGGCGGCGCGCACACCGGCCATGTTGACCGTGCCGCTGACCCGGCCGCCGCTGTGAAACGGCACGATGATGAAGGTGTTGGCGCCGATCAGCGCCATGATCTCGCGCGCGGTCTCACCGGGAGGCGAGGCGCCGGAATACTGCGGCTCGCCCGTGCGCAGCGCCACGGCGGTGAGCGAGCGGCCGTCCAGCGCGAGCTGCTCGTAGCGTTCCATGAAGGCGGACGGATAGCCGCTCTGGGCCAGGCAGCGCGCCAGGCCCGCCTGGCGATCGGCCAGGTAGATGCAGCAGGCCGAGAGACTGGTGATGCCGGCCAGCACCCGCGCCGCCTCGACCGCGACGGCGGCCGGATCGAGTGCGGCCGGGTCGCCGGAGGCAGCCTCGGCGATGGCGCGCACCGCGTCCAGATAACCGGTCAGCGCCGCGGCGCCGGACGGCTTCGGGCGCAGCGCCACGCCGGCCGTGGCGCGACCAGAGCGCGGAGCGTGCCCCTCGCGCGCGTTCATGGTTTCCAGTCTTGTCCGCGCGGCGCCCGCGGACAAGCGGTTCGCGCGGCAATTCTCTCGCAGCCGCACCACAAGCGCCGCCCGCGCCGGTCAGATCGTGCGGATCTGACGCGCCGCGGGCGCCGGCTGCGTTATGCTCTGCGGCAGCGACGATGGCTGAGCGGAGGGCGGCGATGCTGGTGGACCTGGTGAGCGTGCGCACGGACGACGACTGCCTGCTGGACGGGGCCTACTGGCCGGCCCTGGGCGAGCCGCCGGCGCTCGCCGACGCCTGCGTGCTGGCGCACGGCGCCGGCGGGAACGCCTTCTCGCCCGTGCAGCGGGCGCTGGCGGAAGGGCTGGCGACGGCCGGCGTGGCGGTGCTGGCGCTGAGCACGCGCGGCCACGATATCATCAGCCGCACGGCGCACGCCGACGGGCCGCGCCTGGGCGGCGTCGCCCTCGAGGATCTGGACGAGGCGCGGCTCGACCTTGACGCGGGTCTGCGCTTCCTCAGGGCGCGGGGCCACCAGCGCGTTGGGCTCGCCGGCCACAGCCTGGGCGCGGTCAAGGCCGTGCTGACGCAGGCCGCCACGAGCGAGGCTGCCTGCCTGATCGCGCTCTCGCCGCCGCGCTTTTGCCACGCCACGCTGCTGGCGGCTGCGAACGGGGCGCAGTTCCGCGAGACGCTGGCCGAGGCGCAGGCGCTTGTCGATGCCGGCCGCGGCGAGACGCTGCTGCGCGTGCAGGCGCCGATCGCCGGCTACTTCGCCGCCGCGCAGTATCTGAAGAAGTACGGCCCGGAAGACCGCTACGACGTGGTGCGGCACTTTCCGGCGGTGCACTGCCCGGCGCTGCTGCTCTACGGCTCGCTGGAGGCAAACGACGGCTCGGCCGTGAGCGCGACGGTGGCCGCGGCGCCGGAGCTGGCGCGGCAGTGCACGAACCTGATCGTCGTGGGCATCGAGGGCGCCGATCACGTGTACACGGGCTGCATGCCGCAGGTGATCGCGGCGATGCGCGGCTGGCTGGGCGTGGCGGCCCGGCCCTCACCCCCGGCCCCTCTCCCAAGCCTGGGCGAGGGGGGA encodes:
- a CDS encoding Uma2 family endonuclease, translated to MSISYETYARVALEDADGQWELVCGQLRQKPPMTIEHDGSSWRLNTFFVRQLDERQFLVSQTARLRISATSYFVPDLCVIPVALEQRIRRERPRELAVLDEPLPLVVEIWSPSTGNYDMETKLPGYRERGDREIWRLHPYERTLIAWRRQTDGSYTETHYAGDAVVEPISLPGVRISLAALFA
- a CDS encoding phosphotransferase; the protein is MTTAALPRSIEALTPAFLTDALREGGVLPRGSVVAVASEPVGQGVGLLCQLARLSLTYDGAPAGVPATLIAKIPSGDEQTKGMANAFGFYAKEVRFYRELAARVSLPAPACWYSALEEASGDFVLLLEDLGAARLGDQLAGCTVEEAALLLRELAKVHAAWWNSPMLDEIDWVPDAGSPINKAGLTLYPLAWPAFVERFGAETPPELLAIGERLGQNVNAILDRFCAGPKTLCHGDYRADNFFFGARPGQPPLRVIDWQIAVRAVGTYDVGYFLTQSLDVPLRRAHELELLGLYHRTLREGGVQDYSFGDLISDYRWTALFCFAYPVMGGGLADLSNARGVALARAMMQRSAAAILDWQAGELLG
- a CDS encoding FMN-binding negative transcriptional regulator; translated protein: MYRSERYLVEDETTIEAFVAGQRHGQLIATPPDGFPQVSFLPFVKQGETIELHAVQEDPVFRALQANPYATFLVSDFLAFSRHDWVDPADAGRATLNFRAVQYFCAAETCTDPAEVARTLAALVRTYEPGASYTPIEDGTFYGPRLRRLGVARLKILRREVKFKTGPAGPAELRRHVAAQLRERGEPGDARAAEVIEHYAR
- a CDS encoding cyclase family protein, with amino-acid sequence MTTKTWTLQTVLEEGRRLRNWGRWGADDEVGTLNFITPQKITAAAALVRQGKVISCALPYDADGPQRGGRRFNPIHLMLASGADAAAGAQDRIPGLRYADDVITMPLQCGTQWDALSHIFVEGKTYNGRDMALVHSGGATVNGIEKVAGKVATRGVLLDMPRYKSVDWLEPGTPITSDDLLGCAHYAGVTLGSGDALLVRTGQMAQCRAQGGWGMYAGGDAPGLCLETAQFLHDAEIACVATDTWGMEVRPNETPDCFQPLHLVLIAYMGMLVGEIFDFEALAADSASDGVYEFLFVAPPLPFTGAVGSPLNAYALK
- a CDS encoding DinB family protein; the encoded protein is MTSTPNREALIADLDAAVQETLAWFAGPGEHSAARIDRWGARDVLAHLPYWHDATAWGIASAAHGGPPWLISGTADEVNDAALRTRAGESAAEITAQLRQATARLLRVAREAPDLDTVVFRFTDGRTLSAGQRLEMIARHWRGHLQQLQEAGR
- a CDS encoding 3-phenylpropionate/cinnamic acid dioxygenase subunit beta — translated: MTIVAPDLLREVEQFLYHEARLLDERRFHAWIELFTEDIHYWMPTRSNRYLNDLDNELSKPDELAYFDDNLTMLRGRVARLDTGMAWAEDPPSRTIHNVNNVQIDAVEGDELKVHCTFVIHRGRNETEQDLFIGYRDDVLRRVDGAFKIARRTIVLGQNVVSAKNLSIFF
- a CDS encoding aromatic ring-hydroxylating dioxygenase subunit alpha, with the protein product MAAATNGFASGYDFNDLVQPEQGLISRRIFVEDEVYQLELAKIFARCWLFLCHESQIPNPGDFFSAYMGEDPVLVTRGKDGKVRAFLNSCRHRGMRVCRADAGNAAAFTCAYHAWTYAGDGRLIGVPNHADAYYGDLDKEQWGLVPVPRLERYAGLIFGAWDANAVTLEEYIGDFAYYLDLCFNRRPGGVEFVPGTHKWQMPCNWKFAADNFVGDMYHAPFSHGSALRVRAEAEGLNGPAARLTQPPMMQVSAGGGHGMGVTLLDDPEGRQFPQRPAMQEYMDSIRPEVEAHLGPERAHKLSTVHATLFPNFSFLGSGTVRVWQPKGPEKMEIWAWVYVDKDAPERIKQMVRRQSAYNFNPSGMFEQDDGENWNQCTASSRGYIARQYPFNYQMGLGHERAMEEYPGRRGANFAEINQRGYYARWRELMTAE
- a CDS encoding GAF domain-containing sensor histidine kinase, with the translated sequence MNAREGHAPRSGRATAGVALRPKPSGAAALTGYLDAVRAIAEAASGDPAALDPAAVAVEAARVLAGITSLSACCIYLADRQAGLARCLAQSGYPSAFMERYEQLALDGRSLTAVALRTGEPQYSGASPPGETAREIMALIGANTFIIVPFHSGGRVSGTVNMAGVRAAAPPAAEVALLQIVAEQIGHAVVAARLHRESAAAGERARFLAEVSRSFNATLELAGVLEAVCRRAVGVLGDWCVIYLRDEVRELVEMRAVQHREPARAEIVRRVFAARPIKVGEGVAGTVILSGEPRVFRAFGEEQIRALAPRDDEAYMKELRQVRSWACLPLMQRGHGLGAIVIARTDRELDDDDLEFAGAFAGIAAGAIANARLFEAERTLRRVAEIQQAELAAADRQKDEFLSVASHELRTPLTSAQGFAQVLLRRLRRQTEPDSGLMEGLGVMEGQLRRIGGLLNDLLDFTRIQTGSLPLRPVTTDLVALTRAVVEHVRLAPGGDRIALSAPEAPVAGVWDPQRVEQIIVNLLENALKYSPGGGPVEVSVRAEDGQALLRVRDHGLGVPAASLGRLFQRFYRVPDEQHRQISGIGVGLYISRTIAEQHGGTLTVEQPNGPGVRFVLRLPLAPPAQPE
- a CDS encoding alpha/beta fold hydrolase, giving the protein MAERRAAMLVDLVSVRTDDDCLLDGAYWPALGEPPALADACVLAHGAGGNAFSPVQRALAEGLATAGVAVLALSTRGHDIISRTAHADGPRLGGVALEDLDEARLDLDAGLRFLRARGHQRVGLAGHSLGAVKAVLTQAATSEAACLIALSPPRFCHATLLAAANGAQFRETLAEAQALVDAGRGETLLRVQAPIAGYFAAAQYLKKYGPEDRYDVVRHFPAVHCPALLLYGSLEANDGSAVSATVAAAPELARQCTNLIVVGIEGADHVYTGCMPQVIAAMRGWLGVAARPSPPAPLPSLGEGGLSSARGG